The Flavobacteriales bacterium genome contains the following window.
TTCCGCAATGCTGTAGTCCTCGGGGAAATCCAATTCGCCGACATACACGTGCACTCTTGCATGAACAAAGGCTTTCAATCGACCTATCCGGGCCCACTGACCACCGTTCAAGGTCTTGTACGAATAGAAGTATTGGTCGCGCACCTGATGGGGAGCACCCTCTGGTAGGTTCCGAACCTCCTGAAGTGGAACCACCTCTCGCAGCGACTTCGCGTAGAGTTCATAGGCGTGACGCAACCATCTTGCCTTGCTCGCAATTTCACAAAAAGGAGGTGCTCCTGTTCGGAAGCGGTAGTCGTACAAGTAATCGTCAAATGTCCATCCGAGCTTATCCCTGAATCCCGGCAATGAGTTCTCGTTCGGGAAACCGAAAACGAAATCCACCTGTTCCCTTTGTGCCAGTTCATAGGTGGCTCTGGCCAACCGTACGAAAAGACCTTTGCGCTGATGGTCCGGGGCAGTCATCGTGTCTCCGCTTTGAGCAACTGTACGGACAACGCCTTGGTACTGCACTTTGGTCGCGAAGACCCCATAGTACGCAGCAGCAGATCCATCCG
Protein-coding sequences here:
- a CDS encoding GNAT family N-acetyltransferase — translated: MEDQYTTVRLSEKHYPKLVELYARCFGVRLSLSEIKNKYDTSSFGARDLGYLALSADGSAAAYYGVFATKVQYQGVVRTVAQSGDTMTAPDHQRKGLFVRLARATYELAQREQVDFVFGFPNENSLPGFRDKLGWTFDDYLYDYRFRTGAPPFCEIASKARWLRHAYELYAKSLREVVPLQEVRNLPEGAPHQVRDQYFYSYKTLNGGQWARIGRLKAFVHARVHVYVGELDFPEDYSIAELGRDLRRLGRRFLARQVVVTLSGNHPRSGLLRAVADPVKSLPIGYLALNTRAPVGGIVFSRVDLDTF